Proteins from a genomic interval of Thermoanaerobacterium thermosaccharolyticum DSM 571:
- a CDS encoding transposase gives MAFKPNEYQQITMEDRFLNLDDRTKKFVLNSWAKDFAEIIFPAINEKRFSVLYSDNPASRPNSPVNAIIGALILKEMFNLTDDELLASILCDVRFQYALHTTSFKSQPFSDRTFSRFRERLYLYNLETGRDLLHEEMEAMANVFVKYFDINPSVKRMDSIMVSSSCKKMSRLEILYTCVANMVKAVYKTGEYEHLKNMEHYLDEDDRNKTIYHRKNEEITKRLQEIIEDAYTLTKELGEAYAELPEYQLLQRVLKEQTEITEEGKIVPVEKEKISPDSLQNPSDPDATYRKKAGKRP, from the coding sequence ATGGCATTCAAACCAAACGAATATCAACAAATCACAATGGAGGACAGATTCTTAAACTTGGATGATAGAACAAAAAAGTTTGTTTTAAACTCATGGGCAAAAGACTTTGCTGAAATCATATTTCCAGCAATCAATGAAAAACGCTTTTCCGTATTGTACAGTGACAATCCCGCTTCTCGTCCAAACAGTCCTGTAAACGCAATAATCGGAGCCCTAATACTAAAAGAAATGTTTAATCTCACAGACGACGAACTATTAGCAAGCATCCTATGTGATGTACGTTTCCAATACGCCCTTCACACTACAAGTTTCAAAAGTCAACCTTTCAGTGACAGGACTTTTAGCCGTTTCCGTGAAAGGCTATATCTTTACAATCTAGAAACAGGAAGAGACCTTCTTCATGAAGAAATGGAAGCCATGGCAAACGTATTTGTAAAATACTTTGATATAAATCCATCAGTAAAAAGAATGGACAGCATTATGGTATCATCCAGTTGCAAAAAAATGTCCAGATTAGAAATACTATACACATGCGTAGCAAATATGGTCAAAGCAGTATACAAAACAGGAGAATATGAGCATCTCAAAAACATGGAACACTACCTAGACGAAGACGACAGAAACAAAACAATCTATCATAGAAAAAACGAAGAAATAACAAAAAGACTTCAAGAAATAATTGAAGATGCCTATACACTAACAAAAGAATTAGGAGAAGCATACGCTGAATTACCAGAATATCAGCTATTACAGCGTGTACTAAAAGAACAAACAGAAATAACAGAAGAAGGCAAAATAGTACCAGTAGAAAAAGAAAAAATAAGCCCTGATAGTCTCCAAAACCCAAGCGACCCAGATGCAACATACCGCAAAAAAGCAGGAAAAAGACCATAA
- a CDS encoding transposase yields MQHTAKKQEKDHKGYVANIVETIDQKGSIITSYDYDVNTHSDSSFSKETIEKLGKQEKEITITADGAYSSIENIELAEKNNIELITTALIGKLPDEIQSEFKIDEVTHEIIKCPRGEKPYKTRYYEKSGLYRASFNKKTCEHCPLREKCGAKLQKKSAYVLITAKTIQRASYLKKMSTEKYSVLQKIRNGVEGIPSILRRKYHVDVIPVRGLVRSKIWFSFKIGAINAKKVLKMAAEMAATLYKNIEIKFILTKTGKSQAELLLVA; encoded by the coding sequence ATGCAACATACCGCAAAAAAGCAGGAAAAAGACCATAAAGGCTATGTAGCTAACATAGTAGAAACAATAGACCAAAAAGGCTCCATAATAACCAGCTATGACTATGATGTAAACACACACAGCGATAGCAGCTTTAGCAAAGAAACAATAGAAAAGCTTGGGAAGCAAGAAAAGGAAATAACAATAACAGCAGATGGAGCTTATAGCAGCATTGAAAACATAGAACTTGCAGAGAAAAACAATATCGAACTAATAACAACAGCTCTTATAGGGAAATTACCAGATGAAATACAAAGCGAATTTAAAATAGATGAAGTAACCCATGAAATAATCAAATGTCCAAGAGGAGAAAAACCATATAAAACGAGGTACTATGAAAAAAGTGGATTATACAGAGCATCCTTCAATAAAAAAACATGTGAACATTGTCCACTGAGAGAAAAATGTGGAGCAAAGCTACAGAAAAAATCAGCGTATGTATTAATAACAGCGAAAACAATACAGAGAGCAAGCTATTTAAAAAAGATGTCAACAGAAAAATACAGTGTACTTCAAAAGATAAGAAATGGAGTAGAGGGTATACCATCAATACTAAGACGAAAATATCATGTAGATGTGATACCTGTAAGGGGATTAGTGCGCTCAAAAATCTGGTTTTCATTCAAAATAGGAGCTATAAACGCAAAAAAAGTACTAAAAATGGCAGCGGAGATGGCTGCGACTTTGTATAAAAATATCGAAATCAAATTTATTCTTACAAAAACAGGTAAAAGCCAAGCAGAGTTGTTATTAGTAGCTTAA
- a CDS encoding D-isomer specific 2-hydroxyacid dehydrogenase family protein, whose translation MNVKIAIVNSSSFGKYFPEHIERLKALGDVDRFEFPQDMRGKELAEKLMGYSIIIASVKPYYDKEFFEYKDKTLLITRHGIGYDNIDVKSANEKETIVTKVQGIVEREAVAESAVALLLDVIRKVKSASIKVKEGKWNERANFLGCEIKGKNVGIIGLGNIGSRVCKILKNGFNARVIAYDPNITDEEIRRRGAIPVSLEELLKISDIISLNASLNSGNYHLLKDKEFNTMKKGVYIVDTARGELIDQKALVKALKDGIVGGIGMDVVENEPIDEENELLSFDNVTITPHISAYTYECLKGMGDKVVEDIERVLKGELPDGVIK comes from the coding sequence ATGAATGTAAAAATAGCGATTGTTAATTCAAGCAGCTTTGGTAAGTATTTTCCAGAGCATATTGAAAGATTGAAGGCACTAGGAGATGTAGATAGATTTGAATTTCCACAAGATATGAGAGGGAAAGAATTGGCAGAAAAATTAATGGGATATTCAATTATAATTGCCAGTGTAAAACCATACTATGATAAGGAATTTTTTGAATATAAAGATAAAACTTTATTAATAACAAGACATGGAATAGGGTATGACAATATTGATGTAAAGAGTGCCAATGAGAAGGAAACTATAGTGACAAAAGTTCAGGGAATAGTTGAACGAGAAGCTGTAGCAGAATCTGCTGTTGCATTATTATTAGATGTTATAAGAAAAGTGAAGTCTGCGTCAATAAAGGTAAAAGAAGGTAAGTGGAATGAAAGAGCAAACTTTTTAGGATGCGAAATAAAGGGTAAAAATGTAGGTATAATAGGTCTCGGGAATATAGGAAGTAGAGTATGCAAAATATTAAAGAATGGATTTAATGCTAGAGTAATAGCATATGACCCAAACATTACAGATGAAGAGATAAGAAGGAGAGGAGCAATACCTGTTTCACTAGAAGAGCTTTTAAAAATATCAGATATCATATCGCTAAATGCTTCATTGAATTCAGGAAATTACCACTTATTAAAAGACAAAGAATTTAATACAATGAAGAAAGGCGTATATATAGTAGATACAGCAAGGGGAGAACTAATAGATCAAAAAGCATTAGTAAAAGCTTTAAAAGATGGAATTGTAGGTGGAATAGGAATGGATGTTGTAGAAAACGAGCCAATTGATGAGGAAAATGAGCTTCTATCCTTTGACAATGTTACAATAACACCACATATATCAGCGTACACATATGAATGCTTAAAAGGGATGGGAGACAAAGTAGTAGAAGATATAGAAAGAGTTTTAAAAGGTGAACTTCCAGATGGTGTTATAAAATAA
- a CDS encoding UxaA family hydrolase, with protein sequence MKINAYRRPDGKYGIRNKVLILPTVSCSNETARIISNQVPGTICITNQRGCGQVGKDAEQTFRTLMGLSLNPNIYGTIIVGLGCETTQPMRLYEEIKKRSNKPLEVLIIQDEGGTLKTIEKGTILAQRMVQEMSLIQREEVNISNLILATNCGGSDATSGISANPALGYCSDVIVENGGTVMLGETTEFIGADHILAKRAKNEDVKNKILKIVSDLENEFIRLNVDVRGANPSPGNIKGGLTTLEEKSLGGISKGGTSKINEVVKYAEIPQEKGLIIMDTPGYDIESVTGMAAGGAQLCVFTTGRGTPIGNPIIPVIKITGNKNTYNKMKENIDLDVSSILDGKKSIQEAGNEILQEVISVCNGKKTKAESFGFSEIGIYRIGLSV encoded by the coding sequence ATGAAGATAAATGCTTATAGAAGACCTGATGGGAAATATGGGATAAGAAATAAAGTATTGATTTTGCCTACAGTAAGCTGTTCTAACGAAACAGCGAGGATTATTTCTAATCAAGTTCCTGGTACAATCTGTATAACAAACCAAAGAGGATGTGGACAAGTTGGAAAAGATGCCGAACAGACTTTTAGAACGTTGATGGGTTTGTCCCTTAATCCTAATATATACGGCACTATAATAGTTGGATTAGGCTGTGAAACAACACAACCAATGAGATTATACGAGGAAATAAAGAAGAGAAGTAACAAACCTTTGGAAGTATTGATTATACAAGATGAAGGTGGAACCCTCAAGACTATTGAAAAAGGTACAATATTAGCTCAAAGAATGGTACAGGAAATGTCTTTAATACAAAGAGAAGAAGTAAATATTTCGAACTTGATATTGGCAACAAACTGCGGAGGTTCTGATGCAACATCAGGGATTTCTGCTAATCCCGCATTAGGATATTGTAGCGACGTAATAGTAGAAAACGGCGGAACCGTTATGTTAGGAGAGACTACAGAATTTATCGGAGCTGATCATATTTTAGCTAAGAGGGCAAAAAATGAAGATGTTAAAAATAAGATTTTAAAGATTGTCTCTGATCTTGAAAATGAATTTATTAGATTAAATGTCGACGTAAGAGGAGCTAATCCTTCGCCAGGCAATATAAAAGGTGGATTAACTACATTAGAAGAAAAGTCATTAGGTGGAATCAGCAAAGGTGGTACAAGCAAAATTAACGAAGTAGTGAAATACGCTGAAATACCGCAGGAAAAAGGTTTGATTATAATGGATACTCCGGGTTATGATATTGAATCTGTCACTGGAATGGCAGCAGGTGGTGCACAATTGTGCGTATTTACAACCGGTAGGGGTACTCCCATAGGCAATCCTATAATACCTGTAATTAAAATTACCGGTAACAAAAACACGTATAATAAGATGAAGGAAAATATTGATTTAGACGTATCATCTATTTTAGATGGCAAAAAAAGTATTCAAGAAGCTGGTAATGAGATATTGCAAGAAGTCATTAGTGTTTGCAATGGCAAAAAGACAAAAGCGGAATCATTTGGCTTTTCGGAAATAGGCATTTACAGGATTGGATTATCAGTTTAA
- a CDS encoding UxaA family hydrolase yields the protein MDDYKNAILININDNVATVLDTIKKNDKVNVMFNNQNIKKIIALDDIDLYHKIAIKDINKGNEIIKYGEVIGKAVDNIMAGQLAHVSNIESVRVRLKLKV from the coding sequence ATGGATGATTATAAGAATGCGATTCTTATAAATATTAATGACAATGTTGCTACTGTATTAGATACTATTAAGAAAAATGATAAAGTGAATGTTATGTTTAACAATCAAAATATTAAAAAGATTATTGCTTTAGATGATATAGATTTGTACCATAAAATAGCAATTAAAGATATAAATAAAGGGAATGAAATAATTAAATACGGAGAAGTAATAGGAAAAGCGGTTGATAATATAATGGCGGGTCAACTTGCACATGTATCTAATATAGAAAGTGTGAGGGTAAGGTTGAAATTAAAAGTATAA
- the rpiB gene encoding ribose 5-phosphate isomerase B, translating to MIAIGSDHAGFELKEIIKEYLDQRGIEYKDFGTFDKTPTDTADIAQPVAEAVANNECERGILICGTGIGMSIAANKVPKIRAALVENVFSAKSSREHNNANIICLGARVIGSGLALMIIDTWLNTEFKGEDKRIRRINKITNIERKYCNITK from the coding sequence ATGATAGCTATAGGTTCGGATCACGCTGGATTTGAATTAAAAGAAATCATAAAGGAATATCTAGACCAGCGTGGAATTGAATATAAAGATTTTGGCACTTTTGATAAGACACCAACGGATACAGCGGATATCGCACAACCTGTTGCGGAAGCTGTCGCGAATAATGAATGCGAAAGGGGTATTTTGATATGTGGTACCGGAATTGGCATGTCAATCGCGGCAAATAAAGTTCCCAAAATTAGAGCTGCATTAGTTGAAAATGTCTTTTCTGCAAAGTCGAGCAGAGAACACAATAATGCAAATATAATTTGCTTAGGAGCGAGAGTTATAGGCTCTGGATTAGCATTAATGATTATTGATACGTGGTTAAATACAGAATTCAAGGGTGAAGATAAGCGCATAAGACGCATTAATAAAATCACTAATATTGAAAGGAAATATTGCAATATTACAAAATGA
- the gnd gene encoding phosphogluconate dehydrogenase (NAD(+)-dependent, decarboxylating) has translation MEIGVIGIGKMGYNLALNLLSKEYRTVVYDINRDNLKDLDKNGAIFADSIQDMAKKLNRRRIIFLLVPVGRPTDEVIEELTKYLDKNDIIIDGGNSNYKDSIARYEMLKKLDIDFLDCGTSGGVSGALNGICSMIGGDKEVFEYCEKIFEDISVENGYLYTGKAGSGHFCKMIHNGIEYGMMQSIAEGFELLYKSDFNFELDKVAKVWNHGSVIRSWLIELLYNALSEDKNLSGIKGIMNSTGEGKWTIEVALENKVPVPVIALSQFMRYRSLESDTFSGKIVAALRNQFGGHKIEKQ, from the coding sequence ATGGAAATAGGTGTAATAGGAATTGGGAAAATGGGTTATAATTTAGCACTTAACTTGTTATCTAAAGAATATAGAACGGTTGTATATGATATAAATAGAGATAATCTAAAGGATTTAGATAAAAACGGAGCCATATTTGCCGATAGCATTCAGGATATGGCAAAGAAATTAAATAGAAGGCGGATAATATTTTTATTGGTACCTGTTGGAAGGCCAACTGATGAAGTTATAGAGGAATTAACTAAATATTTAGATAAAAATGATATTATTATAGACGGCGGTAATTCAAATTATAAAGATTCAATTGCTCGTTATGAAATGCTTAAGAAGTTAGATATAGACTTTCTTGATTGCGGAACAAGTGGTGGTGTAAGTGGTGCATTAAATGGAATTTGTTCAATGATCGGCGGTGATAAGGAAGTTTTTGAATACTGCGAGAAAATATTTGAAGATATTTCCGTTGAAAATGGATACTTGTATACAGGAAAAGCTGGAAGCGGCCATTTCTGCAAAATGATTCATAATGGAATAGAGTACGGTATGATGCAGTCAATTGCTGAAGGATTTGAACTATTATATAAAAGCGATTTTAATTTTGAACTTGACAAGGTTGCTAAAGTATGGAACCACGGTTCTGTGATAAGAAGTTGGCTGATAGAATTATTATATAATGCACTGTCTGAAGACAAGAATTTATCTGGAATAAAAGGTATTATGAATTCTACTGGGGAAGGCAAATGGACTATAGAAGTAGCTTTGGAAAATAAAGTACCTGTACCTGTTATAGCTCTATCGCAATTTATGAGATATAGATCATTAGAGAGCGACACATTCTCAGGTAAAATTGTTGCTGCATTGAGAAACCAATTTGGTGGGCACAAGATAGAAAAACAATAA
- a CDS encoding bifunctional 4-hydroxy-2-oxoglutarate aldolase/2-dehydro-3-deoxy-phosphogluconate aldolase, with protein MEKQQIIEKLKQLKITAVIRNSDINTMFSLADALKKGGVEALEITVEAPGALDVIKELNKEDRYFIGAGTVLDAETARAAIIAGAKFIFTPVMRLDVIELCHRYGIPVIPGATTPTEILAGYEAGADFIKVFPAGVFGPQYLKEILGPLKQIPIFVTGGINKNNIKDFILAGAKGVSLGGALVDKELIAKGMFDEITKRAEEFVNLVNQI; from the coding sequence ATGGAAAAACAACAGATAATTGAAAAACTTAAACAACTTAAAATTACAGCTGTAATTAGAAATAGCGATATAAATACAATGTTTTCATTAGCAGATGCATTAAAGAAAGGTGGAGTTGAAGCATTAGAAATAACTGTTGAAGCTCCAGGTGCTTTAGATGTAATTAAAGAATTAAATAAAGAGGATAGATATTTTATTGGTGCAGGAACAGTATTAGATGCTGAGACAGCGAGGGCTGCAATTATAGCTGGTGCAAAGTTTATATTTACACCAGTTATGAGACTTGATGTAATAGAATTGTGTCATAGGTATGGCATACCTGTAATTCCCGGTGCCACGACACCAACAGAGATTTTAGCAGGCTATGAAGCAGGAGCAGATTTTATTAAAGTTTTTCCAGCAGGTGTATTTGGTCCACAATACTTGAAAGAAATTTTAGGACCGCTCAAACAAATACCTATTTTTGTTACGGGTGGAATTAACAAAAATAATATTAAAGATTTTATTTTAGCAGGTGCAAAAGGTGTATCATTAGGAGGAGCATTAGTAGATAAAGAATTAATTGCGAAGGGCATGTTTGATGAAATAACAAAAAGAGCAGAAGAGTTTGTAAACTTAGTAAATCAAATTTAA
- a CDS encoding NAD(P)-dependent oxidoreductase: MTMKVLITPRSFGKTSNIPFEMLKKYDYEIIRNETGKPYEEDELKELIKDVDGVIVGLDKITEDVLKNAKKLKVITKYGVGLDNIDINYAEKLGIKVTYTPGANKESVADLAFTMMLGLSRDIIKLDKIVRNNQWNKIIGCEIYGKTIGIIGTGSIGKCVAKRATGFDMEILAYDKYPDYDFADKIGMKYVDKKTLLEKSDFITLHVPLTDEMYHFIDEEELNMMKDTAYIINTSRGGIINENALYSALKSKKIAGAALDAFETEPPLNNKLLELDNIILSPHCGASTKDATDRMGIMAVEGLISVLEGMEPKYLYKKIN; this comes from the coding sequence ATGACAATGAAAGTATTGATAACGCCAAGATCTTTTGGCAAAACAAGCAATATACCATTTGAAATGCTAAAGAAATACGATTATGAAATTATAAGAAATGAGACAGGAAAACCCTACGAGGAAGATGAACTAAAAGAACTGATAAAAGACGTTGATGGAGTAATAGTTGGATTAGATAAAATAACAGAAGATGTATTAAAAAATGCAAAAAAGCTAAAAGTTATAACAAAATATGGAGTTGGATTAGATAATATAGACATTAATTATGCTGAAAAATTAGGAATAAAAGTCACATATACGCCAGGAGCAAACAAAGAATCAGTAGCAGATCTAGCTTTTACAATGATGTTGGGCTTAAGCAGAGATATAATAAAATTGGACAAAATAGTGAGGAACAATCAGTGGAACAAAATAATTGGATGTGAAATATATGGCAAAACCATAGGAATAATAGGCACAGGAAGTATTGGTAAATGTGTTGCCAAAAGAGCCACAGGTTTCGATATGGAAATATTAGCATATGATAAATATCCTGATTATGATTTTGCAGATAAAATAGGCATGAAATACGTCGATAAAAAGACGTTATTGGAGAAATCGGATTTCATAACACTACATGTACCGTTAACTGATGAAATGTATCATTTTATAGATGAAGAAGAATTAAATATGATGAAAGATACAGCGTATATAATAAACACTTCGCGTGGAGGAATTATAAACGAGAATGCACTATATAGCGCATTGAAAAGTAAAAAAATTGCAGGAGCAGCATTAGATGCTTTTGAAACAGAACCACCGTTAAACAACAAATTGCTGGAATTAGATAATATAATTTTATCACCCCATTGTGGAGCATCTACCAAAGATGCGACAGACAGGATGGGAATAATGGCGGTGGAAGGGCTTATCAGCGTATTAGAAGGTATGGAACCGAAGTATCTTTATAAAAAAATAAATTAA
- a CDS encoding PTS system mannose/fructose/N-acetylgalactosamine-transporter subunit IIB, producing the protein MGEIIFARVDDRLIHGQVMTKWAKGYNCNSIFVIDDPLAKDEFMKNIYIMSASTANITLKILKVDESIALWEKDKFDGFKVILLFKNIKTVKETITKGLPIKKLNIGGIAKSSDRKFIIPTVSLNREEAEMLLELEKNYGVEVFFQTVPESKKVNLDAALDAFDLNK; encoded by the coding sequence ATGGGTGAAATAATATTTGCAAGAGTAGATGATAGGCTGATACATGGTCAAGTAATGACCAAATGGGCAAAAGGATACAATTGTAATTCAATTTTTGTCATTGATGACCCACTTGCTAAAGATGAGTTTATGAAAAATATTTATATAATGTCGGCTTCAACTGCTAATATTACACTAAAAATACTAAAAGTAGATGAGTCAATAGCACTATGGGAGAAAGATAAGTTCGACGGCTTTAAAGTCATATTATTATTTAAAAATATTAAAACTGTAAAAGAAACAATTACAAAAGGCTTACCAATAAAAAAATTAAATATAGGTGGTATTGCAAAAAGCTCAGATAGAAAGTTCATAATTCCAACAGTTAGTTTAAATAGGGAAGAAGCAGAAATGCTTTTAGAACTCGAAAAGAATTACGGAGTCGAAGTATTCTTCCAGACAGTACCAGAAAGCAAGAAAGTCAATTTAGATGCTGCATTAGATGCATTTGACTTAAATAAATAG
- a CDS encoding PTS system mannose/fructose/sorbose family transporter subunit IID yields the protein MEQIETKNNVDSTQTDDTSKKITKKDLLLSWFRWWYANEIPHTYDRMVAPSLLFGLMPILRKIYKKSEDLKEAYKRHLLFFNTQAIWGGGTILGITASLEEERAKKLNEGKAEEALDPEIINSTKVGLMGPLAGIGDAIDSGTVQYILIAIFLPWAKSGSALGALVPWILFVALTFAYGFYFTQLGYRLGRTAVAEIVSGTRIRKIIDGLSVLGTFMMGIMAALYVQVSTPLKWTISGKQFVLQDILDKILPGLLPLLTVLLVYWYFSKKGLKIVQVLLGLIVIFVVLGFIGLL from the coding sequence ATGGAACAGATTGAAACTAAGAATAACGTAGATAGCACTCAAACCGATGACACAAGCAAAAAGATAACAAAAAAAGACTTGCTGTTATCTTGGTTTAGATGGTGGTATGCAAATGAAATTCCTCACACATATGATAGAATGGTTGCACCTTCTCTTCTGTTCGGCTTGATGCCTATTTTAAGAAAGATTTACAAAAAAAGTGAGGATCTTAAAGAGGCATACAAAAGGCACCTTTTGTTTTTCAATACCCAAGCAATATGGGGTGGTGGTACTATACTTGGTATTACAGCTTCATTAGAAGAAGAAAGAGCTAAAAAATTAAATGAAGGAAAAGCAGAAGAGGCATTAGATCCTGAAATAATTAATAGTACAAAGGTTGGGTTGATGGGACCACTTGCTGGAATAGGAGATGCAATAGATTCAGGAACTGTTCAATATATATTAATAGCAATATTTCTTCCATGGGCAAAATCAGGTAGCGCATTAGGAGCATTGGTACCTTGGATTTTATTTGTTGCTTTAACGTTTGCATACGGTTTTTACTTTACACAGCTAGGATATAGATTAGGACGTACTGCTGTTGCTGAAATAGTTAGTGGTACACGCATAAGAAAAATAATAGATGGATTATCAGTTTTAGGAACCTTTATGATGGGAATTATGGCTGCATTATATGTACAAGTTAGCACACCATTAAAGTGGACTATTTCTGGAAAGCAATTTGTACTTCAGGATATATTAGATAAAATTTTACCTGGATTGTTACCACTTTTAACTGTTTTATTAGTATATTGGTATTTCTCAAAGAAAGGTTTGAAAATTGTGCAAGTGCTTCTAGGGTTAATAGTTATTTTTGTAGTTTTGGGATTTATAGGATTACTCTAA
- a CDS encoding PTS mannose/fructose/sorbose/N-acetylgalactosamine transporter subunit IIC, producing the protein MQISISASQAAMIALWVAIVEGRALGYSTLMLRFTPMMTGLVVGIVMHNIPQAMIVTAAIQLIYMGLIAPGGTLPSEPAVAASIAVPVAILAKLTPSAAVAIAVPIGLLGSYLYSFRFLINTFVLRLTDKYAEELNDRGLTLSIIILPIIISLILYFPVIFITLYKGTPLIATLIKTVTAGKLFHVLTVVGGGLPALGIALTLVVIGKRKFVVFFLLSYFMAVILKSLNVNTVTYAILGGIIAYLYVIFTSKETDSQQI; encoded by the coding sequence ATGCAAATCAGTATTAGTGCTTCACAGGCAGCAATGATAGCTCTATGGGTGGCTATTGTTGAAGGACGTGCACTTGGTTATTCGACATTAATGCTCCGTTTTACACCAATGATGACTGGATTGGTAGTAGGTATCGTTATGCATAATATACCACAGGCTATGATTGTAACAGCAGCGATTCAGTTAATTTATATGGGATTAATTGCGCCAGGAGGAACGCTACCTAGCGAACCAGCTGTAGCTGCTTCTATAGCTGTACCAGTTGCAATTTTAGCTAAACTGACTCCATCTGCTGCAGTTGCTATAGCTGTACCTATAGGTCTTTTAGGCTCTTATCTTTATTCTTTTAGATTTCTCATTAATACATTTGTTCTTCGTTTAACAGATAAATATGCAGAGGAACTTAATGATAGAGGATTGACACTATCAATTATTATATTGCCAATAATAATAAGTTTAATCTTATACTTCCCAGTGATATTTATTACACTTTATAAGGGGACACCTTTAATAGCGACATTAATTAAAACTGTTACTGCAGGTAAACTTTTCCATGTTCTAACTGTCGTTGGTGGAGGATTACCAGCACTAGGAATTGCTTTGACATTGGTTGTTATAGGAAAGAGAAAATTTGTTGTGTTCTTCCTTTTATCTTATTTTATGGCGGTAATATTAAAGTCGCTAAATGTTAATACAGTAACATATGCGATTTTAGGAGGAATAATCGCATATTTGTATGTTATTTTTACAAGTAAAGAAACTGACAGCCAACAAATTTAA
- a CDS encoding PTS sugar transporter subunit IIA: MIGILVVTHGEFGKELLKSAELILGKQENVLCLGLNEGDDVLKLKDKVKQGIIDLDEGDGVLVLTDMFGGSPFNVTSANLKELTFNYLTGVNLPMLIEALSSRHNCDVNLLADMCYKTGIEGIRNMNKEILNK, translated from the coding sequence TTGATAGGAATATTAGTTGTAACACATGGAGAATTTGGTAAAGAGTTATTGAAGAGTGCAGAACTAATATTAGGAAAACAAGAAAACGTATTATGCTTAGGATTAAACGAAGGAGATGATGTGTTAAAACTAAAAGATAAAGTTAAACAGGGGATTATTGATTTAGATGAAGGAGATGGCGTATTGGTTTTAACTGATATGTTTGGAGGCAGCCCGTTTAATGTGACTTCAGCAAATTTAAAGGAATTAACATTTAACTATTTAACAGGAGTAAATTTACCAATGTTGATTGAAGCCTTATCATCGAGGCATAATTGTGATGTTAATTTATTAGCTGATATGTGCTATAAAACTGGCATTGAAGGCATTAGAAACATGAATAAAGAAATTCTTAATAAATAA